The following proteins are co-located in the Panthera tigris isolate Pti1 chromosome F2, P.tigris_Pti1_mat1.1, whole genome shotgun sequence genome:
- the CRH gene encoding corticoliberin isoform X1 produces MRLPLLLSAGVLLVAFLPCPPCRALLSRGPIPGARQAPQQPQPLDFSQLPPQPQKPQQPQARPILLRMGEEYFLRLGNLNKSPAAPLLPASSPVSGGSSSRLSPDEAANFFRALLQQLPLPRRPLPLDSPAGPAEHEAENALGSRQETLERQRRSDEPPISLDLTFHLLRQVLEMARAEQLAQQAHSNRKLMEIIGK; encoded by the coding sequence ATGCGGCTGCCGCTTCTCTTGTCCGCGGGCGTCCTGCTGGTGGCTTTCCTGCCCTGCCCGCCATGCAGGGCCCTCCTCAGCCGGGGACCCATCCCGGGCGCCCGGCAGGCCCCtcagcagccccagcccctggatTTCTCCCAGCTGCCGCCGCAGCCCCAGAAGCCCCAACAGCCACAGGCTCGGCCCATCCTGCTCCGCATGGGAGAGGAATATTTCCTCCGCCTGGGTAACCTCAACAAGAGCCCCGCTGCTCCCCTCTTGCCCGCCTCTTCACCTGTCTCTGGCGGCAGCAGCAGCCGCCTTTCACCGGACGAAGCGGCCAACTTTTTCCGAGCGTTGCTGCAGCAGCTGCCGCTGCCCCGGCGCCCGCTCCCGCTCGACAGCCCCGCAGGTCCGGCTGAGCACGAAGCCGAGAACGCCCTCGGCAGCCGCCAGGAGACACTCGAGAGGCAGAGGCGATCCGACGAACCTCCCATCTCGCTGGATCTCACCTTCCACCTCCTCCGACAAGTCTTGGAAATGGCCAGGGCTGAGCAGTTAGCGCAGCAAGCTCACAGCAACAGGAAACTGATGGAGATTATTGGGAAATAA